GTCCACACCCATGTAGATGCCGACATGGTCCAGCCGCTCCTTGGTCCGCGCGTCGAGCTTGAAGAAGACCAGGTCGCCCGGCTGGAGCACGCTGATCGACTTCGGCCGCTCGTACGGCGCGTTCCCCGTCAGCTTGATGATGTCCGTACCGGTCCCCGAGCGCGCCATGCCGTTCGCCGTACGCGGCAGTCCGTCACCGGTCTTGTCGTCGGCCATCAGCGGGAAGCGGCCCCGGTAGCCGAAGACCGTCCGGATGAAGCCCGAGCAGTCGATGGAGCGGTAGCGGATCTGCTCCGGCTGGATGGTGGTGCCGTCGCGGAAGGTGTACGGAATGCCCAGGTAGTCGTAGAAGTCCGACTGCTCCAGCCGGTAGTCCGCGCCCAGGCTGCCCTCGGGGTTGATCGGGCCGAAGTCCGCGTCACCCGCGTAGGGGGTGCCCTCGCCGTCCTCCTTGACCGGGGCGCCCTGGACGTACTGGAAGGCGTACGCGAACAGGTCGTCCTCCTCGCTGCCGTAGAACTCCTCGAACCAGTCCTTGAACCACTGCTCCTTCTCGGCGTCCTTCTTCCACGGCTCGGGCATCAGCCGCACCCAGTTCTCGGTCACCACGCGGGACTTGGTGCTCGTGGGCTCGGAGAACGTACGGCTCGGCCCGGTCAGGGTCGCGGTGCGCGCCCCGTCGGTGAAGGTGGCGAGCACGGCCCCCTTGCCGGAGCGGAGCACCGAGCGCTCCGGGTTCTTCAGCCGCTCCCACTTCTGCTCACCGTTGCGCGCGTCCCCGGCCGACGTCAGGTCCGGGGTGTCCGTGATCGCCTGGACGGCGGGGGCCTTCGCCTGCTCGTCCTTGCGCAGTTCGACGGTGAGATACGCGCTGCCGGCGAGCAGCGCGATGACGGTGGCGGCGTGCAGGAAACGGCGGGTACCGCGTTTGTTGGCCTTGGCACTCATGAGAGGTCAGCTCCGGAGGGTCCAGGTATCTCGGGCACGTGGGCGGTCCTGGGGGGTGTCATTCCAGGGCCGCTCATGTGGTGGGCAGGGCGCCGAGCAGGATGCCGGCGGTGAGGACGACGTACGCCATGAGCGTGACCGTGCCGGTCGCGAGGATGGTCGCGCCCTTGGGCTGGCGGACGAGCTGGTACGCGATGAGGCCCGGCACGATGAAGCCGAGCGTCTGGTTCGCGTACAGCAGGGGGAACTCCAGCGACAGCACGATCATCACGGTCGCCTGGAGGAGCACACCGATGAGGACGACGGCGGAGAAGAGCCGCTTTCCGTAGAGGATCACGAAGCGCTGGACGAGGAGTGTGGTCACGTACGTCAGCACGGTCACACCGACGACCATGGCGGCGCGCTGGAGGTCCTCGACGAGGGTCAGCGCGAGCCAGCCCGGCGTGATCATGCCGCCGGGGGAGAGATTGGTCGTCAGGTAGCAGATCAGGGAGAACATCAGGCCCAGGCCGATGCCTATGGCGGCGATCTCGGGCGTGAGGACTGCGGGGATCAACGGGGTTCTCCAGGATTCTGCGGGGTCTGCGGCGGCTGCGGACCGTGGCCGTACGGGGGCTGCTGGGGCTGCCGACCGGGGTCGGGCTCACGGTCGTCCGCCGCGTCGGCCGGCAGCCGTACCGGCTCGAAGGGGCCGCGGGGACGGGCCGGCCGCTGGTAGCGCTGTTCGTAGGCCTCGGGGTAGGGCTGGAACGGGTCGATGTGGGGTGAGTAGCGGGGGAGCGCCA
The nucleotide sequence above comes from Streptomyces sp. NBC_01716. Encoded proteins:
- a CDS encoding C40 family peptidase, whose product is MSAKANKRGTRRFLHAATVIALLAGSAYLTVELRKDEQAKAPAVQAITDTPDLTSAGDARNGEQKWERLKNPERSVLRSGKGAVLATFTDGARTATLTGPSRTFSEPTSTKSRVVTENWVRLMPEPWKKDAEKEQWFKDWFEEFYGSEEDDLFAYAFQYVQGAPVKEDGEGTPYAGDADFGPINPEGSLGADYRLEQSDFYDYLGIPYTFRDGTTIQPEQIRYRSIDCSGFIRTVFGYRGRFPLMADDKTGDGLPRTANGMARSGTGTDIIKLTGNAPYERPKSISVLQPGDLVFFKLDARTKERLDHVGIYMGVDTDGHQMFVSSREEVNGPTIGDTGGTSRLDGNGYYAKTMRSAKRL
- a CDS encoding poly-gamma-glutamate biosynthesis protein PgsC/CapC — translated: MIPAVLTPEIAAIGIGLGLMFSLICYLTTNLSPGGMITPGWLALTLVEDLQRAAMVVGVTVLTYVTTLLVQRFVILYGKRLFSAVVLIGVLLQATVMIVLSLEFPLLYANQTLGFIVPGLIAYQLVRQPKGATILATGTVTLMAYVVLTAGILLGALPTT